In one window of Zhihengliuella sp. ISTPL4 DNA:
- a CDS encoding DUF6804 family protein — MTQKKRTPSTYQRNALAPSLLAAAVLFLAPVLLASDWASVILYVTSILAVIVGWFAVQARHWWWIPVFIAIAVLWNPVMPFPFAGPVWTGIQPAAAVVFLVAGSLIKFPRP, encoded by the coding sequence ATGACACAGAAGAAGCGGACCCCTTCCACCTATCAGCGGAACGCTCTTGCTCCGAGTCTGCTCGCAGCCGCGGTGCTGTTCCTCGCCCCCGTGCTGCTGGCGAGTGACTGGGCCTCGGTCATCCTCTACGTCACGTCGATCCTCGCGGTCATCGTCGGATGGTTCGCCGTGCAAGCGCGCCACTGGTGGTGGATCCCGGTGTTCATCGCCATCGCCGTCCTGTGGAATCCCGTCATGCCCTTCCCGTTCGCCGGACCGGTCTGGACCGGAATCCAGCCCGCGGCAGCAGTCGTCTTCCTGGTAGCGGGAAGCCTTATCAAGTTCCCCCGACCCTGA
- a CDS encoding signal peptidase II: protein MSARVPKLAIAFAVAGATVIIDQVSKAVALAQLSTTERIPLLGDLFGLQLAFNPGAILSFGSSATPLLTAVGIAATVVLIRSAIRSRTTWWAVGIGFILGGAIGNVLDRLFAPPAFGRGYVTDFLAYSDLFIGNLADVALGVGAVVLVVGLLRRRRGPEDDVVTPPASMPQDMSEGWGRS, encoded by the coding sequence ATGAGTGCGCGCGTGCCGAAGCTCGCCATCGCGTTCGCCGTCGCCGGTGCGACCGTCATCATCGACCAAGTGTCGAAGGCGGTCGCCTTGGCGCAACTGAGTACCACGGAGCGCATTCCGCTACTGGGAGACCTCTTCGGGCTGCAACTGGCGTTCAACCCGGGTGCCATCCTGTCGTTCGGTTCCAGCGCGACTCCGCTGCTGACCGCAGTCGGAATCGCAGCGACGGTCGTGCTCATCAGGAGCGCAATCCGATCCCGTACCACGTGGTGGGCGGTCGGTATCGGGTTCATTCTCGGGGGAGCCATCGGCAACGTCCTGGACCGTCTCTTCGCACCCCCTGCGTTCGGCCGCGGGTACGTCACCGACTTCCTCGCCTACTCGGACCTCTTCATCGGCAATCTGGCGGACGTGGCGCTGGGGGTCGGTGCCGTCGTGCTGGTCGTCGGGCTACTTCGGCGCCGCCGTGGTCCAGAGGACGACGTCGTCACGCCTCCCGCTTCGATGCCACAGGACATGAGCGAAGGATGGGGACGCTCATGA
- a CDS encoding NAD(P)-binding domain-containing protein, producing the protein MTLLGLSHRRVIIVGSGHAGLSVAAELSRSGLKPQRDFAVIDSNPDGRRSWAFRWSSMTLLTEAGRSTVAGRHLTGDPYRRPSPRELEQHLLDVEAALGLTTLWGIRATGVDRLGDGSTLLLSTNEGPVQTRNIVCATGSAARPRIPNWAVDAAVTGIMVHSADYRGPSQIPSGDVLVVGAGHSGQEIARELSRTHRVTLSSQPSAVSAVRPARRGVGRRRAKARGGAALALDPEWEQLGIEVLPAAIAADGAHIVFDDGRRIVPQSIIYATGYLPADGWLPRPVLDATSSRRKRGTTSVPGLFVVGMPSHGSQDSDTFDGARRDAISIARHIMKRP; encoded by the coding sequence ATGACACTCCTAGGCCTCTCTCATCGTCGAGTCATCATCGTCGGCTCCGGCCACGCCGGTCTCTCCGTCGCCGCCGAACTCTCGCGTTCGGGCCTGAAGCCGCAACGGGACTTCGCCGTCATCGACAGCAATCCTGACGGGCGTCGTTCGTGGGCGTTCCGCTGGTCGTCGATGACACTCCTGACAGAGGCCGGGCGGAGCACGGTCGCCGGCCGGCATCTCACAGGCGACCCCTATCGACGCCCGTCACCGCGAGAGCTTGAACAGCATCTTCTCGACGTCGAGGCCGCCTTAGGCCTCACGACGCTGTGGGGCATCAGAGCGACAGGCGTGGACCGTCTGGGGGACGGATCCACTCTGCTTCTGTCAACGAACGAAGGGCCGGTACAGACGCGCAACATCGTCTGCGCCACCGGGTCCGCGGCTCGACCTCGGATCCCGAACTGGGCGGTAGACGCCGCGGTAACGGGGATCATGGTTCATAGCGCCGACTATCGCGGACCGAGCCAGATTCCCAGCGGTGACGTGCTGGTCGTCGGAGCCGGCCACAGCGGCCAAGAGATCGCGCGCGAGCTCAGTCGCACGCACCGCGTCACGCTGTCGTCCCAGCCGTCGGCGGTCTCCGCAGTTCGACCGGCACGACGCGGCGTCGGGCGGCGTCGGGCAAAAGCGCGAGGTGGGGCAGCTCTCGCACTGGATCCGGAATGGGAACAACTCGGCATCGAGGTGCTGCCTGCGGCCATCGCCGCAGACGGAGCACACATCGTCTTCGACGATGGTCGTCGTATCGTTCCGCAGTCCATCATCTACGCGACCGGATACCTGCCCGCGGACGGCTGGCTTCCCCGTCCGGTACTCGATGCCACGTCCAGTCGCCGGAAGCGCGGGACTACGAGCGTCCCAGGTCTGTTCGTCGTCGGCATGCCGAGCCACGGTAGCCAGGATTCAGACACCTTCGACGGGGCACGCCGTGACGCGATCTCGATTGCACGCCACATCATGAAGCGCCCCTGA
- a CDS encoding DsbA family protein gives MKPAVKAGLAALAVTIVLIIVAVIVVIVNQQNTAPPESENGSSTAQVLRENSHVLDDGGDGSVTVVEFLDFECEACGAFYPVVEDLRERYDGEITYVIRYFPLPGHLNSRNAAFAAEAAAQQGRLEEMYRKLFETQAQWGEAQESRASLFRGFAEEIGLDMAAYDTAISDPATVARVDLDYNDGQALGVSGTPTFFVNGDAITLERYDDLENAILSAGKGT, from the coding sequence ATGAAACCCGCCGTCAAAGCCGGCCTCGCTGCCCTTGCCGTAACCATCGTCCTGATTATCGTCGCGGTAATCGTCGTCATCGTTAACCAGCAGAACACTGCGCCGCCAGAATCCGAGAACGGAAGCTCTACGGCGCAGGTGCTCCGCGAGAACTCGCACGTTCTCGACGACGGGGGAGACGGGTCAGTCACCGTCGTTGAATTCCTCGACTTCGAATGCGAAGCGTGCGGAGCCTTCTACCCCGTGGTCGAAGACCTTCGCGAGCGCTACGACGGCGAGATCACCTATGTCATCCGCTACTTCCCGCTACCGGGTCACCTGAACTCCAGGAATGCCGCGTTCGCGGCCGAAGCGGCTGCGCAGCAGGGACGCCTTGAGGAGATGTACCGCAAGCTCTTCGAGACGCAGGCTCAATGGGGTGAAGCTCAGGAATCGCGGGCGAGCTTGTTCCGAGGCTTCGCTGAGGAGATCGGCCTGGACATGGCCGCTTACGATACCGCGATCTCTGACCCCGCGACGGTCGCACGAGTCGATCTCGACTACAACGACGGTCAGGCACTGGGAGTAAGCGGAACTCCGACGTTCTTCGTGAACGGCGATGCCATCACACTCGAGCGCTACGACGACCTCGAGAACGCGATCCTCTCAGCGGGCAAGGGAACATGA
- a CDS encoding copper resistance CopC family protein yields MTSVSTRIRRVSGAVCAAAVAIVLLTATPASAHDNLTDAVPSAGETVTNLDTVALTFSGELIDFSQTSFAQVQGPDGLFYESSCSTIELNVLTTPVALGASGTYTVLWNAVSSDGHPISESYQFDYAADPTATVALGWDAPACGNEGTRTQPGAALTSTPMPTDATNSAAPTQDTDREPRADGADESVVALAVVGGVVVLGVLAMATVLVVHRRRKRAE; encoded by the coding sequence ATGACATCCGTCTCCACCCGAATCCGCCGCGTGAGCGGAGCCGTATGCGCCGCCGCTGTCGCAATCGTGCTGCTGACCGCAACCCCAGCCTCCGCACATGACAATCTCACCGACGCTGTGCCATCGGCGGGCGAGACAGTCACCAACCTCGACACAGTCGCACTGACTTTCAGCGGGGAGCTCATCGACTTCAGCCAGACGAGCTTCGCCCAGGTGCAGGGCCCCGACGGGCTCTTCTACGAGTCGTCGTGCTCCACCATCGAACTCAACGTGCTCACCACCCCCGTCGCCCTCGGAGCGTCGGGCACCTACACGGTGCTCTGGAACGCTGTGTCCAGCGACGGGCACCCCATCTCCGAGTCATACCAGTTCGACTACGCAGCGGATCCGACGGCGACCGTCGCACTCGGTTGGGACGCACCGGCGTGCGGGAACGAAGGCACCCGTACTCAACCAGGAGCAGCGCTGACCAGTACCCCGATGCCGACCGACGCCACCAACTCGGCGGCGCCCACACAAGATACCGACCGAGAGCCGCGCGCTGACGGGGCAGATGAGAGCGTCGTGGCCCTGGCGGTCGTCGGAGGCGTCGTCGTGCTGGGAGTTCTGGCGATGGCGACCGTGCTCGTGGTGCACCGTCGACGCAAGCGCGCGGAGTGA
- a CDS encoding cytochrome c oxidase assembly protein, translating to NGGAVAVYSDYLHSVDAAGRMLMLLVVPSLLVFGAPYRLALERITNRTDGSRGIREWLQAGERSRIVLFLRHPIVAMCTFAFIVWGVSATGLLRDSLADPLVHELRVVALLVAGSLVTAAILRPAGTYPRRMRVVVVFGSAAALASVGSWVLLQSGLIAASWFGAMGRQWGLEPMADQQAAGMVILLSAPMLLLFGLSVDYILSGHSTRSPQEVDRPLHSTRKAIS from the coding sequence TGAACGGTGGGGCGGTCGCTGTCTACTCCGACTACCTCCACAGCGTCGACGCGGCGGGACGGATGCTCATGCTCCTCGTGGTTCCCTCCCTCCTCGTGTTTGGCGCGCCATATCGCCTGGCATTGGAGAGAATCACCAACCGCACCGATGGGAGTCGTGGAATCCGCGAGTGGCTGCAAGCAGGGGAGCGCTCGCGGATCGTCCTCTTCCTGCGCCACCCCATAGTCGCGATGTGCACGTTCGCTTTTATCGTGTGGGGCGTATCCGCCACTGGCCTCTTGCGCGATTCCCTCGCCGATCCCTTGGTGCATGAATTGCGCGTCGTCGCGCTGCTCGTAGCGGGAAGCTTGGTGACCGCTGCGATCCTCCGTCCTGCCGGCACATATCCCCGGCGGATGCGTGTGGTTGTCGTGTTCGGATCGGCTGCCGCGCTGGCGAGTGTAGGCAGTTGGGTGCTGCTTCAGAGCGGCCTGATTGCTGCGAGCTGGTTCGGGGCGATGGGTCGTCAATGGGGCCTGGAGCCGATGGCGGACCAACAAGCAGCCGGCATGGTGATCCTGCTCTCGGCGCCGATGCTGCTCCTCTTCGGCCTCAGCGTCGACTACATACTCAGCGGGCACTCCACTCGCTCACCACAGGAGGTCGACCGACCCCTCCACTCCACTCGAAAGGCCATCTCATGA
- a CDS encoding cytochrome c oxidase assembly protein — protein sequence MNARGLRLVGPALLLTSALVALLLGLVIGGGADPRVTSDPGAVVRWGLPVAKLIVNLGAAVMVGSAVLAAYALTQGEKEFDTALDVASIGAAVLTIGAGVTGYLTFLSSFNPEVSLGPGFGQQFGRFLLETELGRVWLITTVMAAILTVISYAFRGWAAALLLTFLSLASLVPMATQGHSGSLANHDAAVMSLVLHITSAAVWLGGLLALVFLRPSAREHRLRAIVERYSTIALVAFVVVSVSGVARAMTSVSGWRELLSAYGAVLLVKVVALTLLGVVGVAHRRWYIRRGVGERAPFWTFVTVEFAVMGIASGAAAALARTPAPADTSAPALTTPAEILTEAPLPPELTLVGWLSGNDVNLLWAVVAGFGVFFYLMGVRRLRQRGEGWSGLRTFAWISGMVLLAWVNGGAVAVYSDYLHSVDAAGRMLMLLVVPSLLVFGAPYRLALE from the coding sequence GTGAACGCCAGGGGGCTCCGACTGGTCGGACCCGCACTCCTGCTCACCTCGGCGCTGGTCGCGCTCCTTCTGGGATTGGTGATAGGTGGCGGGGCTGATCCACGGGTCACCAGCGACCCCGGCGCGGTCGTCCGGTGGGGACTGCCGGTCGCGAAGCTCATCGTCAACCTCGGGGCGGCGGTCATGGTGGGATCGGCCGTCCTTGCTGCGTACGCTCTCACACAGGGCGAGAAGGAGTTCGATACCGCCCTGGATGTCGCCTCCATCGGTGCCGCAGTGCTCACCATCGGCGCAGGAGTCACTGGTTATCTCACCTTCCTGTCATCGTTCAATCCTGAGGTGTCACTCGGCCCGGGATTCGGTCAGCAGTTCGGCAGATTCCTCCTCGAGACGGAGCTGGGTCGCGTCTGGCTCATCACAACAGTGATGGCCGCGATACTCACGGTGATCTCGTATGCGTTCCGGGGATGGGCGGCCGCGCTGTTGCTGACGTTCCTTTCGCTGGCGTCGCTGGTCCCGATGGCCACGCAAGGTCATTCCGGAAGCCTCGCCAATCATGATGCTGCGGTCATGTCGCTCGTGCTGCACATCACCAGCGCGGCGGTATGGCTCGGCGGTCTTCTCGCGCTGGTGTTCCTCAGGCCGTCTGCGCGCGAGCACCGTCTGCGGGCAATCGTCGAGCGATACTCGACCATCGCACTCGTCGCTTTCGTGGTCGTCTCCGTGTCCGGAGTCGCCCGCGCGATGACGTCTGTCAGCGGCTGGCGAGAACTTCTCAGCGCGTACGGAGCTGTGCTCTTGGTGAAGGTGGTGGCGCTCACGCTCCTCGGCGTCGTGGGTGTCGCGCACCGTCGGTGGTACATCCGCCGTGGGGTCGGAGAGCGGGCACCGTTCTGGACGTTCGTCACCGTCGAGTTCGCGGTCATGGGCATCGCGAGTGGTGCCGCAGCGGCGCTCGCCCGCACGCCAGCGCCGGCAGACACCTCAGCTCCGGCGCTGACGACACCGGCTGAGATCCTCACCGAAGCACCGCTTCCACCCGAACTCACACTCGTCGGTTGGCTGAGCGGGAACGACGTGAATCTCTTGTGGGCGGTGGTCGCAGGTTTCGGAGTCTTCTTCTATCTGATGGGTGTCCGTCGCCTGCGGCAACGCGGCGAGGGGTGGAGCGGCCTGCGCACGTTCGCCTGGATCAGCGGGATGGTGCTGCTGGCTTGGGTGAACGGTGGGGCGGTCGCTGTCTACTCCGACTACCTCCACAGCGTCGACGCGGCGGGACGGATGCTCATGCTCCTCGTGGTTCCCTCCCTCCTCGTGTTTGGCGCGCCATATCGCCTGGCATTGGAGG
- a CDS encoding DUF3515 family protein, producing MENTPLTPTPAEVSVNRRAVSRNLILGAGALIGLLATFSGCASTVALKPATNANAPECADVTVRLPAAVGEFTGRTTDAQATAAWGDPTIVVFTCGLEPPAPTTLQCVTINSVDWIVDEQDSPYLRLTTYGRTPAAQAYVDTTKLSADAALQALAPAVQMLPKTSACSAPDTASSDDEDAPTTGGSGDLP from the coding sequence TTGGAGAACACGCCCCTCACCCCGACCCCCGCCGAGGTCTCAGTCAATCGGCGCGCCGTTTCGCGGAACCTAATCCTCGGAGCCGGCGCACTCATCGGCCTGCTCGCGACATTTTCGGGATGCGCGTCCACTGTCGCATTGAAACCTGCGACGAATGCGAACGCCCCCGAATGCGCTGACGTGACGGTTCGGCTTCCCGCAGCCGTCGGAGAGTTCACCGGTCGCACGACCGATGCCCAAGCGACCGCCGCATGGGGAGACCCGACCATCGTCGTCTTTACCTGCGGGCTCGAGCCGCCAGCACCGACGACGCTGCAATGCGTGACCATCAACTCCGTCGATTGGATCGTCGACGAACAAGATTCCCCCTACCTGCGCTTGACGACCTACGGCCGAACGCCCGCAGCCCAGGCCTACGTCGATACGACGAAGCTCTCCGCGGATGCCGCGTTGCAAGCCCTCGCACCCGCGGTCCAGATGCTGCCGAAAACGTCCGCCTGCTCCGCGCCGGACACCGCGTCATCCGACGACGAGGACGCGCCGACCACGGGCGGCTCCGGAGACCTCCCGTGA
- a CDS encoding Cd(II)/Pb(II)-sensing metalloregulatory transcriptional regulator CmtR — protein sequence MLTIASRLDVMNRLGRAMADPTRSRILLELLSGPGYPARLSEALDLSRTNVSNHLACLRGCGIVVATPEGRQTRYEIADPHVTRAITLLVNTVLAVDDGEACTDENCDVPLCCSPTDRSMEEIR from the coding sequence ATGCTGACCATTGCTTCTCGTCTCGACGTGATGAACCGATTGGGGCGCGCCATGGCTGACCCCACTCGTTCTCGGATTCTGCTGGAACTGCTTTCCGGGCCGGGATACCCGGCGCGCTTGTCCGAGGCACTGGATCTGTCTCGCACCAACGTGTCGAACCATCTCGCGTGTCTTCGAGGGTGCGGCATCGTGGTCGCGACACCGGAGGGACGTCAGACGCGGTACGAGATCGCGGATCCGCATGTGACTCGAGCCATCACTCTGCTGGTGAACACGGTCCTCGCGGTCGACGACGGAGAGGCGTGCACGGACGAGAACTGTGACGTGCCTCTATGCTGCTCGCCTACCGACAGGTCGATGGAGGAGATCCGATGA
- a CDS encoding heavy metal translocating P-type ATPase — MLLAGYVFEWSGLPVPALVLQTVALLAGAYTFVPGAIRRLVRGRLGVGLLMTIAAIGAVALGHVGEAAALAFLFSLAEALEDRAMDRAKEGLRALLSLIPETVRVSRLNGDVTIPAAEVRELDILVVGAGERIATDGVVVEGRSGIDTSAVTGESIPVEVGPGHAVPAGSVNGAATLRIEATADGRDNSLTQIVELVEQAHARKGERARLADRIARPLVPAVLIIAALVAVFGFIVGDPGLWIERALVVLVAASPCALAIAVPVTVISAIGSASKFGVVIKSGEAFEQFGTIRTVALDKTGTLTRNEPEIVAVVPAHGRSREEIISLAAALETTNTHPLAAAIIRAASDIPAATDVVEDAGHGLTGLVGSTRVRVGNARWLSELGELTKSADEMAGDGMTVVVVETDGQVSGLIGVRDELRPESAETISMLNAQGIRTVMLTGDNQRTAYALAARAGISDVRAEQLPADKAAAITALVTESPTAMVNDAPALATATVGIAMGVKGSAAAIESADIAFTGNDLRLIPAALAHARRGRRIMTINIALALAIIVVLFPLALFGVLGLAGVVLVHEVAEVVVILNGVRAARRRGIGFSR, encoded by the coding sequence ATGCTGCTGGCAGGTTATGTCTTCGAGTGGTCCGGACTGCCGGTTCCGGCGCTTGTCCTCCAGACGGTCGCACTCCTCGCGGGTGCGTACACGTTCGTCCCCGGGGCGATCCGCCGCCTGGTGCGGGGCCGACTCGGCGTCGGCCTTCTGATGACCATCGCCGCCATCGGCGCCGTAGCTCTCGGCCACGTGGGCGAAGCTGCAGCGCTGGCGTTCCTGTTCTCGCTTGCCGAAGCTCTCGAGGATCGGGCTATGGATCGGGCGAAGGAGGGACTACGCGCGCTGCTGTCGCTGATCCCGGAGACCGTGCGTGTCTCGCGCCTGAACGGTGACGTGACGATCCCCGCCGCGGAGGTCCGCGAGCTCGACATCCTCGTCGTCGGTGCGGGAGAACGGATCGCGACGGATGGCGTGGTGGTCGAGGGCCGCTCCGGCATCGACACGTCTGCCGTGACGGGCGAGTCGATCCCGGTGGAGGTCGGACCGGGACACGCCGTCCCCGCGGGATCGGTGAACGGGGCTGCGACGTTGCGGATCGAAGCAACCGCCGACGGCCGCGACAATTCCCTCACCCAGATCGTCGAGCTGGTCGAGCAGGCGCACGCCCGCAAGGGCGAGCGGGCCCGCCTGGCGGACCGGATCGCCCGCCCACTCGTGCCGGCCGTGCTCATCATCGCAGCCCTCGTGGCCGTGTTCGGGTTCATCGTCGGGGATCCCGGCCTGTGGATCGAGAGGGCGCTCGTCGTGCTCGTCGCCGCGTCCCCGTGCGCTTTGGCCATCGCCGTTCCGGTGACGGTCATCAGCGCCATCGGTTCGGCCTCGAAGTTCGGTGTGGTCATCAAGTCCGGCGAGGCCTTCGAACAGTTCGGCACCATCCGCACCGTCGCGCTCGACAAGACCGGCACCCTCACGCGCAACGAGCCGGAGATCGTCGCCGTCGTGCCTGCTCACGGTCGCTCCCGCGAGGAGATCATCTCCCTCGCCGCCGCCCTCGAGACCACGAACACTCACCCGCTTGCCGCCGCCATCATTCGCGCCGCGTCCGACATCCCCGCAGCGACAGATGTCGTCGAAGATGCCGGCCACGGCCTCACCGGCCTCGTCGGCTCCACCCGCGTGCGGGTCGGGAACGCACGCTGGCTCTCGGAACTGGGTGAGCTCACCAAGTCCGCCGACGAGATGGCCGGAGACGGTATGACCGTCGTCGTCGTCGAGACCGACGGTCAGGTCTCGGGCCTCATCGGCGTGCGGGACGAACTGCGCCCCGAATCCGCCGAGACCATCTCCATGCTGAACGCGCAGGGCATACGCACCGTCATGCTCACCGGCGACAACCAGCGAACCGCCTATGCCCTCGCCGCCCGCGCCGGCATCAGCGACGTACGCGCCGAGCAACTCCCCGCCGACAAGGCCGCCGCCATCACGGCCCTCGTCACGGAGAGTCCGACGGCCATGGTCAACGACGCCCCCGCCCTTGCCACCGCGACCGTCGGGATCGCGATGGGTGTGAAAGGCTCAGCTGCGGCCATCGAATCCGCCGACATCGCCTTCACCGGTAACGACCTTCGCCTCATCCCCGCAGCCCTCGCCCACGCCCGCCGCGGACGGCGCATCATGACCATCAACATCGCACTCGCCCTGGCCATCATCGTCGTTCTGTTCCCCCTCGCCTTGTTCGGCGTTCTCGGCCTCGCTGGTGTCGTCCTTGTCCACGAGGTCGCCGAAGTGGTCGTCATCCTCAATGGCGTCCGTGCCGCCCGACGCCGCGGGATCGGATTCTCGCGGTGA
- a CDS encoding cation diffusion facilitator family transporter, whose amino-acid sequence MGAGHDHGPTMTEEGMPGDFRRRLWIAFAITVAIVAAQAVGSVITGSLALLTDTAHVITDASGLLVALIAATLMLRPPSSKRTWGFRRIEVIAALAQAALLLAVGTYAAIEGIRRLFEPPEVPAGELLVFGIIGLTANIVAIAVLASSRGANFNMRAAFLEVLNDALGSLGVIVAAIVIATTGFQQADALAGILIAALIVPRAFILMRETGSVLMEFTPKGLDLEDVRAHILKLEHVVDVHDVHASTVATGLPTLSAHVIVRDECFQDGHAMTVLGDIRECVAEHFEVSVAHSTFQLETETVADHESTSVRHA is encoded by the coding sequence ATGGGTGCGGGACATGACCACGGGCCAACCATGACCGAAGAAGGCATGCCAGGAGACTTCCGCCGCCGTCTCTGGATCGCTTTCGCCATCACCGTCGCCATCGTGGCGGCGCAGGCGGTTGGCTCCGTCATCACCGGCAGCCTCGCTCTGCTCACGGACACCGCGCACGTCATCACCGACGCGTCAGGACTTCTCGTCGCGCTCATCGCGGCAACGTTGATGCTGCGCCCGCCGAGCTCGAAGCGCACCTGGGGCTTTCGACGGATTGAAGTGATAGCAGCACTCGCCCAAGCGGCGCTGCTCCTGGCGGTCGGAACCTACGCGGCAATCGAAGGTATCCGTCGCCTGTTCGAGCCGCCAGAAGTACCAGCGGGGGAGTTGCTCGTCTTCGGCATCATCGGGCTCACCGCCAACATCGTTGCAATCGCGGTGCTCGCATCGAGTCGTGGCGCGAACTTCAACATGAGGGCCGCTTTCCTCGAAGTTCTCAACGATGCTCTTGGTTCACTCGGTGTCATCGTCGCGGCCATCGTCATCGCGACGACAGGGTTTCAGCAGGCAGATGCTCTCGCAGGAATACTCATCGCCGCTCTCATCGTCCCCCGCGCGTTCATATTGATGCGTGAGACCGGCAGTGTTCTCATGGAGTTCACTCCCAAAGGCCTGGACCTCGAGGACGTGCGGGCACACATTCTCAAGCTCGAGCATGTAGTCGATGTGCATGACGTTCACGCATCCACCGTGGCCACTGGGTTGCCCACGCTGAGCGCGCACGTCATAGTTCGCGACGAGTGCTTCCAGGACGGACACGCCATGACGGTGTTGGGTGACATTCGGGAATGTGTGGCTGAACACTTCGAAGTTTCGGTCGCGCACTCGACCTTTCAACTCGAGACCGAGACGGTCGCCGACCACGAGTCAACGTCTGTCCGGCATGCATAG